In Mycolicibacterium nivoides, the DNA window AGATCGGAGCGGCTTTCGTCGACCACGCTGGTGACATTGGCGAGATGCCCCTGGAATTCCACGATCTGGGCGTTGCTGTCTCGCAGCGCCGTCACGAAGACCTGCAGGTTCTTGATGATGCCGACGACATCGCCACTCCCCTGACCCAGAATCTTCGCGACACCGGACAACTGGCTGATCGCCTCGTGCAGCTTCTCGCCATTGCCGTTCATGGCTGCGGCGGCACTGTCGACGAAGCGGCTCAGCGAGGTGGCCGACGCGCCGTTGATCGGCCCCAGATCGGACGCCAATCGCATCAGCTGGTCCTTGACCTGGTCCCACTCCACGGGCACCGCGGTGCGCTCAACCCCGATCTGCGCACCGTCGGCCATCGTCGGGCCGGTGTCCTCGTAGGCCGGCGCCAGCTGGACGTACCGGGCCGCGACCAGGTTCTGCGCCATGAGGATTGCCTTGGCATCAGCCGGGATCTTCACGCCGTGATCGACGGCGAGGGTGATCCGCGCCTGCCCACCTACCGGTTCGATGCTCTCGATGGAGCCGACTTTGACGCCTGCCACCCGAACCTCGTCGCCCGGGTAGATCGCGGTGGCAGAGGTGAAGTACGCAGTGATGGTGGTGGGCTTGAAGGCAGTCTGCCGCACTATCATCACCGTGCCGGCCAGGGCCAGCACGGCCAGCAGCACCAGCACGGCGCGGCTGATCCGCTTGCGGTTACGGGCGATCATCGACTTCCTCCAGGAATGCCGTTGTGGGGCCAGGGGAATTCGGCGCGCGGTCCGGCATTGTCCGGCGGTTGGCCGGCGTTGGTGCCGCGCCGGAATCCGAATGCGTAGTCGAGGAAGGGCTGAAGAGTCTGTGCCGGTAGGAGGTTCCCGACGAAGGCGTTGTAATACCAGCCGTTGTTCACCGATTCACCCTGGGTAACCTGGTATTTGGCGAGGCCCGCCAGTGCGCCCGCGATGTTGTCGCGGTTCTTCTCCAGCATCGCCGACACCGAGTTGAGCTGCTTGAGCGTGGGCGCGAGCTCTTCTTCGTTGTCGCGGACGAGTCCGGAAAGCTGCTGGGACAGTGCCGAGGTATTGGCCAGCAGGTTGACGATCGCGTACCGGCGCTGGTCGAGAACCCCGGTCAGCGCGTTCGCATCCAGCAGCAGGGTGTTGACCTGCTCGCTGCGCTTCGACAGGATGCCGGTCACGTCGGCGGCACTCTTGAGCAGGTTGGACAGGGACTCGTTGCGGCTGTTCAGCGTCTCCGACAGCCGGGACAGCCCCTCGAACGTCGGCCCCAGCTGAGGCGCCATCCGATCGATGGTGTCCGACAACGTATCCAGGGACTGCGTGAGCGCGGCCGTATCGGTGCCTGCGGTGTTGTTCGTGAAGTCGCCGACGGCGTTGGTCAACGAATACGGCGAGGCCGTCCTGGTGATGGGGATGGTTTCCGAGGCGCGCATTGTTCCCGCGCCGGCCGGCTCCAGGGTCAGCATCCTGGCCCCGAGCATCGTCCCGGTGCGGATGTGCGCGGTGGTGGCAGAGCCCAGACGCACCTTGCTGTCAAGAGTGAAGGTCACCAAGGCCTTGCCGTGGCTCAGGCTGACATCGGTCACCAGGCCCTTGGTGACACCGGAGATCTTGACGTCGTTACCGGTCGTCAGCCCGCCCGCCTCGGTGAACTGCGCGTGATATTTCACCGAGGTGGCCCATGACCACAGCGCCTGCGGCTGAAGTCCGACGGCGATGACCATCGCGATCAGCACAATGCCGATGAGTCCGCTCCGGATGAGGTGCGATCCACGGTATTTCAGCATCAGGGCTCCCCACAGCGTCCGGTGTTCTGCATGATCCACGGGAAGTACGCGGTGCGCCCCTGCAGGTCGGTGACCCGGACATTCATGCCGCACAGGTACTGATTGATGAAGCTGCCGTAGGCTCCCAACCTCACCAGCTTGCGGTAGTTCTTGGGTGCGTTCTGCAATGACAGGTCCATCCGCGCCATGTCGTCCTCGTTGGAGAGCAGCGGCGCCAGCCGGGTGAGCTGATCGACGGTGCCCGACAGGGGCGGCCGGGCCTGTGTCATCAGGTCTGTCAGAGACGCGGTTCCGTTGTCGAGAGCGGTGATCGCCTCCCCGATGGGATCGCGTTCCTGTGACAGACCGGTGATGAGTTGTTGCAGTTGCTCGACGGCGCCGGAGAACTTGTCCCCGTCCTTGGCGACCGTTGCCACGGTGGTTTTCAGGTTGTCGATCAGCTGTTGCACCGTCTGCCCGTTGTCGGCGAGTGCCTGGGTGAACGAAGTCGTGTGGGACAGCAGCGATTCCACTGTCCCGCTCTGGCCCTGCAGGATCTGAATGAGTGAGTTGGTCAACGCGTTGACGTTCTGGGCGTTGAGACCCTGGATGACGGGCTTGAGCCCGCCCAGGAGAAGGTCGAGATCGAGCGCCGGCTCCGTGCGCTCCACAGGGATCTGTGAACCCGGCGGCTGGAGCTTGGTTGATCCCGGACTGTCGAGCAGCTCCAGATACCGGTTGCCAACCAGGTCCAGATAACGCACCGCGATCTTGGTGGCAGTCGTCATGACGACCTCTCGGTCCGAGTCGAAATGCACCAGCACGGTGTTGTCCGGCTGCAGCGCAACGTCATTGACGGTGCCGACGCGGATTCCCGCTACACGCACGGAATCTCCGACCTTGAGGCTGGACGCATCGGTGAACACGGCCGAATAGCCGTTGACCGCCCCTGTCCGGTACTGACCCATGATCGCGAACAACGCTCCGGTCAGGAGCAACATCGTCACTCCGAACACTCCGAACTTGATCGCGGTGCCGCGGCTACGCGTCATCCCGGTTGTCCTATCTGAGGGGTATTGCGGGGCGGACCGTCGAGCGGGCCGTACAGCGCCTGCTTGAGACCTTCGGAGTTCAACAAGATTCCCTGATTTCCGTACTGCGCCGGGTTGGCATCGATGTCGGTGACCACAAACGGCGGCCGTTGTTCGAAACCGACCTCGGGTAGGCCCTGGCATTGCGGTCCGCCGGTGGCGGCCACCTTCGGCAGGTTGCCCGGGTAGCGGTAGCGCTCGGTGCCCAGCAGGAACGAGTCCAACAACATGACGCCGGGTAGCGGCTGCGGCGGCCCCATAGCCAGCGGCACCATGCCCTTGAGAACACAGTTGAGTGCCGGGTTGTACTGGTTGAGCAGGTTCGTGGTCGGCACCAGCAGGCGCATGGCATCGGTCACCCCGGCGCTGTTGGTCGAGACCACTTCGTTCCCGACATCGGCCAGCCCGATCGCACTGATCAACAGCGCGTCCAGGTCGTTACGCCGATCGACGACCGTGTCGCTCAGTCTGGTTGCGCTGCGGATGGTCTCCACAAGGTCCGAACTGGCATCGGCGTACGCGTTGAACACACCCGGTGCGACGGCGATCTCATGGCTCATCGCCGGAAGGCTGGGGGCGATCTTGGCCAGCAGGGCGTCCAGGTCAACCAAGGTCTGGCCCATCTTGTCGCCGCGGCCATCGATCGCCTGGGCCATCGCACCCAGCGTCTCGTTCAGCTTTTCCGGCTGGATCTGGACCAGCACCGACACCAACTGCTCGAACACCGTGTTGATCTCGACGGTGGTGTGGGTCGCGTCGAGGACCTGGCCGGCGTACATCGATTTCTGCGACGGTTCCGCCGGCGGGACGAGTTGGACAAACTTGGCGCCGAACACGGTGCTCGAGGCGATCTCCACCCCCGTGTTGACCGGAATCAGCTGCAGATCATCGGGATTCATCGCGAGCTTCAGGGCCGCCTGCCCGTCGGGCAGCGTCTCGATCGAGACCACTTTACCGACCTGTGCACCGTGCAGCTTGACCTTGGCATCGGGGTTCATCACCAGGCCGGCGCGCGGCGAGATCACGGTCACCGACGCGGTGGGCGCGACCCCACCGCGGAACATCACGATCGCCCCGACGACGATCGCGGCGATCACCAGGACCGTGATCAGTCCTGTCAGAAGACGTTTAGCGTCACGCGACATCGGATGCCTTCTCTAGCCGGAGAGGTTGAAGTTGCCGTTGGAGCCATAGACGGCCAGGGAGATCAGCAGCGTGATCGAGACGACGACGATCAGTGACGTCCGCACCGCGTTCCCGACCGCCACGCCCACGCCGGCCGGTCCGCCGGTTGCGAAGAAGCCGTAGTAGGTGTGCACCAACAGGATCGCCAACGCCATCAGCAGTGCCTGCAGGAACGACCAGAGCAGGTCGATCGGGTTGAGGAACGTGCTGAAGTAGTGGCCGTACAGGCCGCCCGACTGCCCGAGCAGCACCACGGTGGTGAACTGGCTGGCCAGGAACGACAGGATCACCGCGATCGAGTACAGCGGCGTGATGGCGATCATCCCGGCCACGATCCGCGTCGATACCAGGTATTCGACCGGGCGGATGGCCATGGCCTCCAGGGCGTCGACCTCTTCGTTGATCCGCATCGCGCCGAGCTGTGCGGTCACCCCGGCACCGAAGGTGGCGGCCAGGCCGATACCGGCGACGATGGGCGCCGAAATCCGGACATTGATGAAGGCCGCCAGGAATCCGGTGAGTGCCTCGATGCCGATGTTGCCCAGCGAGCTGTAACCCTGGATGGCCAGGACCCCGCCGGTGGCCAGCGTCAGAAACCCGACGATCACGACGGTTCCACCGATCATCGCCAATGTTCCTGCGCCCATGCTGATTTCGGCGATCAGCCGGACGACTTCCTTGCGGTAG includes these proteins:
- a CDS encoding MCE family protein codes for the protein MLKYRGSHLIRSGLIGIVLIAMVIAVGLQPQALWSWATSVKYHAQFTEAGGLTTGNDVKISGVTKGLVTDVSLSHGKALVTFTLDSKVRLGSATTAHIRTGTMLGARMLTLEPAGAGTMRASETIPITRTASPYSLTNAVGDFTNNTAGTDTAALTQSLDTLSDTIDRMAPQLGPTFEGLSRLSETLNSRNESLSNLLKSAADVTGILSKRSEQVNTLLLDANALTGVLDQRRYAIVNLLANTSALSQQLSGLVRDNEEELAPTLKQLNSVSAMLEKNRDNIAGALAGLAKYQVTQGESVNNGWYYNAFVGNLLPAQTLQPFLDYAFGFRRGTNAGQPPDNAGPRAEFPWPHNGIPGGSR
- a CDS encoding MCE family protein, which produces MTRSRGTAIKFGVFGVTMLLLTGALFAIMGQYRTGAVNGYSAVFTDASSLKVGDSVRVAGIRVGTVNDVALQPDNTVLVHFDSDREVVMTTATKIAVRYLDLVGNRYLELLDSPGSTKLQPPGSQIPVERTEPALDLDLLLGGLKPVIQGLNAQNVNALTNSLIQILQGQSGTVESLLSHTTSFTQALADNGQTVQQLIDNLKTTVATVAKDGDKFSGAVEQLQQLITGLSQERDPIGEAITALDNGTASLTDLMTQARPPLSGTVDQLTRLAPLLSNEDDMARMDLSLQNAPKNYRKLVRLGAYGSFINQYLCGMNVRVTDLQGRTAYFPWIMQNTGRCGEP
- a CDS encoding MCE family protein — its product is MSRDAKRLLTGLITVLVIAAIVVGAIVMFRGGVAPTASVTVISPRAGLVMNPDAKVKLHGAQVGKVVSIETLPDGQAALKLAMNPDDLQLIPVNTGVEIASSTVFGAKFVQLVPPAEPSQKSMYAGQVLDATHTTVEINTVFEQLVSVLVQIQPEKLNETLGAMAQAIDGRGDKMGQTLVDLDALLAKIAPSLPAMSHEIAVAPGVFNAYADASSDLVETIRSATRLSDTVVDRRNDLDALLISAIGLADVGNEVVSTNSAGVTDAMRLLVPTTNLLNQYNPALNCVLKGMVPLAMGPPQPLPGVMLLDSFLLGTERYRYPGNLPKVAATGGPQCQGLPEVGFEQRPPFVVTDIDANPAQYGNQGILLNSEGLKQALYGPLDGPPRNTPQIGQPG
- a CDS encoding MlaE family ABC transporter permease → MTAVLQSAYPRLSRAVRRPGTVLSGIGDHVLFYGRALAGMPFAAAHYRKEVVRLIAEISMGAGTLAMIGGTVVIVGFLTLATGGVLAIQGYSSLGNIGIEALTGFLAAFINVRISAPIVAGIGLAATFGAGVTAQLGAMRINEEVDALEAMAIRPVEYLVSTRIVAGMIAITPLYSIAVILSFLASQFTTVVLLGQSGGLYGHYFSTFLNPIDLLWSFLQALLMALAILLVHTYYGFFATGGPAGVGVAVGNAVRTSLIVVVSITLLISLAVYGSNGNFNLSG